In Trichomycterus rosablanca isolate fTriRos1 chromosome 4, fTriRos1.hap1, whole genome shotgun sequence, one DNA window encodes the following:
- the LOC134311210 gene encoding uncharacterized protein LOC134311210 translates to MRISTSKSEAMVLSRKTVDCPLWVRDVFLPQVEEFKYLGVLFSSDGKMEREIDGRIGAGSAVMRTLYRSVVVKKELSHKAKLSIYRSVYVPTLTYGHEIWVMTERTRSRVQAAEMGFLRRVSGLSLRDRVRSSVIREGLGVEPLLLRVERSQLRWFGHLVRMPPERLPRKVFQASPAGRRPRGRPRTRWKDYISQLAWERLGIPPVELEEVAGEREVWVSLLRLLPPRPEPRISGR, encoded by the coding sequence ATGAGAATCAGCACCTCCAAATCTGAGGCCATGGTTCTCAGCCGGAAAACGGTGGATTGTCCTCTCTGGGTCAGGGACGTGTTCTTGCCTCAAGTGGAGGAGTTTAAGTATCTCGGGGTCTTGTTCTCGAGTGATGGTAAGATGGAACGGGAGATTGACGGGCGGATCGGTGCAGGGTCAGCAGTGATGCGGACTCTCTACCGGTCTGTGGTGGTGAAGAAAGAGCTGAGTCATAAGGCAAAGCTCTCGATTTACCGGTCGGTCTATGTTCCTACCCTCACCTATGGTCATGAGATTTGGGTAATGACCGAAAGAACGAGATCGCGAGTACAAGCGGCCGAAATGGGTTTTCTCCGCAGGGTGTCTGGGCTCTCCCTTAGAGATAGGGTGAGAAGCTCGGTCATCCGGGAGGGACTCGGAGTCGAGCCGCTACTCCTGCGCGTGGAAAGGAGCCAGTTGAGGTGGTTCGGACACCTGGTAAGGATGCCTCCTGAGCGCCTCCCTAGGAAGGTGTTTCAGGCAAGTCCAGCTGGGAGGAGACCACGGGGAAGACCCAGGACACGCTGGAAAGATTATATCTCCCAGCTGGCCTGGGAACGCCTCGGAATCCCCCCAGTTGAGCTGGAAGAGGTGGCTGGGGAGAGAGAGGTCTGGGTTTCTCTACTTAGGTTGCTGCCCCCGCGACCCGAACCCCGGATAAGCGGaagataa